A single genomic interval of Helianthus annuus cultivar XRQ/B chromosome 13, HanXRQr2.0-SUNRISE, whole genome shotgun sequence harbors:
- the LOC110891475 gene encoding CMP-sialic acid transporter 1 → MQWYVVASLLTLLTSSQGILTTLSQSDGGYKYDYATIPFLAEIFKLVVSSIFLWRECKKSPPPRMTTEWKTVRLYPIPSIIYLIHNNVQFATLTYVDTSTYQIMGNLKIVTTGILFRLFLKRKLSNLQWMAIVLLAVGTTTSQVKGCGEASCDSLFSSPIQGYMLGVLSACLSALAGVYTEFLMKKNNDTLYWQNVQLYTFGAIFNMGRLFLDDFRGGFENGPWWDRLFNGYTITTWLVVLNLGSTGLLVSWLMKYADNIVKVYSTSMAMLLTMVLSVFLFTFKPTLQLLLGIIICIMSLQMYFAPPSTLVDLPVSVPASQSVPVKAADT, encoded by the exons ATGCAGTGGTACGTCGTAGCATCGCTCCTCACTCTTCTCACCAGTTCTCAG GGAATTTTGACAACATTGTCACAGAGCGATGGGGGATACAAGTATGACTACGCAACTATTCCTTTTCTTGCTGAGATCTTTAAG CTTGTGGTATCTAGCATCTTTCTCTGGAGAGAGTGTAAGAAATCCCCTCCTCCAAGAATGACAACAGAATGGAAGACTGTTCGCTTGTACCCTATCCCCTCTATTATATACCTCATCCATAATAATGTTCAGTTTGCCACCCTCACATATGTTGATACATCCACATATCAAATCATGGGAAATTTAAAGATTGTCACTACAGGAATATTATTTAG GTTGTTCTTGAAGAGGAAGCTATCCAATTTACAGTGGATGGCAATAGTTTTATTGGCTGTTGGAACAACCACAAGTCAG GTTAAAGGATGTGGAGAAGCATCTTGTGACTCCCTGTTCTCATCACCAATTCAGGGGTACATGTTGGGCGTCTTGTCTGCTTGTCTTTCGGCCCTGGCTGGGGTTTATACAGAATTTTTAATGAAGAAGAATAATGACACCTTATATTGGCAGAATGTTCAGCTGTATAC GTTTGGGGCAATTTTTAACATGGGGCGGCTTTTTCTGGATGACTTTAGAGGAGGTTTTGAGAACGGGCCTTGGTGGGACCGCCTTTTCAATGGCTACACCATCACAACATGGCTGGTGGTATTAAATCTAGGTTCCACTGGTCTTCTGGTGTCATGGTTAATGAAGTATGCTGACAATATCGTGAAG GTGTACTCGACATCAATGGCTATGCTGCTGACAATGGTTTTATCAGTGTTCCTCTTTACTTTCAAACCAACATTACAA CTCCTTTTGGGTATTATTATCTGCATCATGTCGCTACAGATGTACTTCGCACCTCCAAGCACACTTGTAGATTTGCCTGTGTCTGTGCCGGCATCTCAAAGCGTCCCTGTTAAAGCAGCAGACACTTGA
- the LOC110891476 gene encoding protein SUPPRESSOR OF PHYA-105 1 produces MSVEEEGMSLREWLWLKHDDDNNKIERLRMYTQVVELVDFAHSQGNPLPDLRLSNFLLLPSNQIIYFPSSSSSSSTRHYSSSSYHVTPELEKRWYAPCPHQEEEDDLFSANVYSLGILLFEILCCPFVSVEMHSAAISDLHNRILPPTFISHHPHEAGLCLWLLHPHPSSRPTTREILKSQLLSGTEDLYPQSTYSVIVDKSKDVEFEILLDFLVSLKEQKEKHALELHQYIQMLETDMNRFQHNNVSNMLQTRMKKYISQLETAYFSKRSQLQLSEAVSNERNDLDLLRNRERCPVQEKHVGYSDDFLNGICKFLRYSKFEVAGMSEMDNILNSANVICSLSFDRDENYIAAAGISKKIKIFEFATLLRDYVDVKYPVVELLNKSKLSCVCWNKYLKNCLASADYDGVIQVWDACTGQGLSHYTEHQRRAWCVDFSHVDPTQFASGSDDCSVKLWSLNNKTSTCTIRSGANVCCVQFSSCSSHMLAFGSADYKIRCYDLRHTRIPWCTLADHQKAVSYVKFSDSDSLVSASTDSTLKLWDLKKTSLEGTSTDACCMTYRGHRNEKNFVGLSVLDGYIACGSESNEVFAYHKSFPMPITSYKFGCSDSISGDESNGQFVSSVCWREKSNMIVAANSGGSVKVLKLV; encoded by the exons ATGAGTGTGGAGGAGGAGGGGATGAGTTTGAGGGAGTGGCTATGGCTAAAGcatgatgatgataataataaaaTAGAGCGGTTGAGGATGTATACACAGGTTGTTGAGCTTGTCGATTTCGCCCACTCTCAAGGAAATCCTTTGCCCGATTTACGCCTTTCCAATTTTCTTTTGCTGCCATCAAATCAAATCATTTActtcccttcttcttcttcttcttcttcaacccGGCACTACTCCTCGTCGTCTTATCATGTAACCCCTGAACTCGAAAAACGTTGGTATGCTCCTTGTCCACACCAGGAGGAGGAGGATGATCTCTTCTCTGCAAATGTTTACAGCCTCGGCATTCTCTTATTTGAG ATACTCTGCTGCCCCTTTGTATCAGTGGAGATGCATTCAGCAGCAATTTCAGATTTGCATAACCGGATCCTTCCCCCAACTTTTATTTCTCATCATCCACATGAAGCTGGCCTATGTCTTTGGTTGCTTCATCCCCACCCTTCTTCTCGCCCAACAACAAG GGAAATCCTAAAGTCTCAACTATTAAGTGGAACAGAAGACTTGTACCCTCAGAGCACTTATTCTGTCATAGTTGACAAGAGTAAAGATGTTGAGTTCGAGATTTTACTTGATTTTCTAGTTTCACTAAAGGAACAAAAGGAAAAGCATGCGTTGGAGCTACATCAGTATATACAAATGTTAGAAACTGATATGAATCGTTTTCAGCACAACAATGTATCAAATATGTTGCAGACAAGGATGAAGAAATATATCAGCCAGCTTGAAACTGCTTATTTCAGTAAGAGGTCACAACTCCAACTTAGTGAAGCTGTCTCTAATGAACGCAATGACCTCGACTTGTTAAGGAATCGTGAAAGGTGTCCTGTGCAAGAGAAGCATGTTGGTTACAGTGATGATTTTCTCAACGGTATATGCAAGTTCTTAAGATATAGCAAGTTTGAGGTGGCTGggatgtcagaaatggacaataTTCTGAACTCTGCAAATGTGATTTGTTCTTTGAGCTTTGATCGCGATGAGAACTACATTGCTGCTGCTGGTATCTCTAAGAAAATAAAGATTTTTGAGTTTGCCACACTTTTACGTGATTATGTTGATGTTAAGTATCCTGTGGTTGAGTTGCTGAACAAATCAAAGCTTAGCTGTGTTTGTTGGAACAAGTACCTTAAGAACTGTTTGGCATCAGCAGATTATGATGGTGTGATTCAG GTGTGGGATGCGTGCACTGGTCAAGGACTGTCTCATTATACAGAACACCAAAGGAGGGCTTGGTGTGTCGACTTCTCTCATGTGGACCCTACACAATTTGCTAGTGGAAGCGATGATTGTTCAGTGAAGTTATGGAGCTTAAACAAT AAAACCTCAACATGCACAATCAGAAGTGGTGCCAATGTGTGCTGTGTTCAGTTCTCTTCATGCTCTTCACATATGTTGGCTTTTGGATCTGCTGACTACAAGATACGCTGCTATGATCTTAGACATACTAGGATTCCCTGGTGCACGCTGGCCGACCACCAGAAGGCGGTAAGCTATGTaaaattttcggattcggattcccTCGTGTCTGCATCCACTGACAGCACACTAAAGCTTTGGGACCTTAAAAAAACCAGCTTGGAGGGGACCTCGACTGATGCTTGCTGCATGACCTACAGAGGTCATCGCAATGAAAAG AACTTTGTTGGATTATCTGTTCTGGACGGATATATAGCATGTGGTTCCGAATCCAATGAG GTTTTTGCGTATCACAAAAGTTTCCCGATGCCTATTACCTCCTACAAATTCGGATGTAGCGATTCCATCTCTGGTGATGAGAGCAACGGTCAGTTTGTTTCAAGTGTTTGCTGGAGGGAGAAATCAAATATGATTGTTGCAGCCAATTCGGGTGGAAGTGTAAAGGTGCTTAAATTGGTGTGA